Proteins from a genomic interval of Ictalurus furcatus strain D&B chromosome 2, Billie_1.0, whole genome shotgun sequence:
- the cdc40 gene encoding pre-mRNA-processing factor 17: MAALVGSLVAYGSDSDSENELESSTNKKQVDPDAVAHLQPLKTGKIRSLALNSAPEVAVKEDVETGTHLDPSLKEVNYNPTYDTMFAPEFGPVNPFTTRQMAAPRNMLSGYAEPDHVNDFMFEQQRRTFSTFGYALDPSMDNNQLSSISYIGAVDEAEKHKGQTVFESGPRKTEKRRKVKGGDASAIDGFLGPWAKYQDEKDVAKPTEEEQKELDEITAKRQKKGKNEEEAPGEEKTILHVKDAYDYQGRSYLHIPQDVGINLRSADTPEKCYLPKKQLHVWTGHTKGVSAIRLFPASGHLLLSCSMDCKIKLWEVYSDRRCLRTFIGHSKAVRDICFNNTGTQFLSAAYDRYLKLWDTETGQCISRFTNRKVPYCVKFNPDEDKQNLFVAGMSDKKIVQWDIRSGEVVQEYDRHLGAVNTITFVDENRRFVSTSDDKSLRVWEWDIPVDFKYIAEPSMHSMPAVTLSPNGKWLACQSMDNQILIFGAQNRFRLNKKKVFKGHMVAGYACQVDFSPDMSYVVSGDADGKLNVWDWKTTKLYHRIKAHDKVCISAIWHPHETSKVITCGWDGQIKLWD; this comes from the exons TTCCCTCGTTGCGTACGGCAGtgattcagattcagaaaatgAGCTCGAATCCagcacaaataaaaaacaagttgATCCAGATGCAGTCGCACATCTACAGCCtttgaaaactggaaaaattAGAAGTTTGGCTCTTAATTCAGCGCCTGAGGTCGCTGTAAAG GAGGATGTTGAGACAGGAACACATCTGGATCCCTCCCTCAAGGAGGTCAACTACAATCCTACCTACGACACCATGTTTGCACCTGAG TTTGGACCTGTTAATCCATTTACAACTCGACAAATGGCTGCACCGAGGAACATGCTCTCAGGATACGCTGAGCCTGACCATGTCAATGATTTCATGTTTGAACAGCAGCGGAGGACATTTTCTACTTTCG GCTATGCCTTGGACCCCTCCATGGACAACAATCAGCTCTCTTCAATCAGTTATATAGGAGCAGTGGACGAGGCAGAGAAACACAAAG GGCAAACTGTTTTCGAGTCAGGCCCGAGAAAGACCGAGAAGAGGAGGAAGGTGAAAGGAGGAGACGCATCGGCGATCGATGGCTTCCTGGGACCCTGGGCTAAATATCAGGATGAAAAAGATGTTGCTAAACCCACAGAG GAGGAGCAGAAGGAGTTGGATGAAATCACAGCAAAGAGGCAGAAGAAAGGCAAAAATGAGGAAGAGGCTCCTGGAGAGGAGAAGACCATTCTACATG TTAAAGATGCGTACGATTACCAGGGCCGTTCTTACCTGCACATTCCACAGGATGTGGGTATTAACCTTCGCTCAGCTGACACACCGGAGAAATGCTATCTACCCAAAAAGCAACTGCACGTCTGGACCGGACACACAAAG GGTGTCAGTGCTATTCGGCTGTTTCCTGCGTCTGGCCAcctgctgctctcctgctcTATGGACTGTAAGATTAAG TTATGGGAGGTGTACAGTGACCGGAGATGTTTACGGACATTTATTG GTCACAGTAAAGCAGTGCGTGATATCTGTTTCAACAACACCGGTACTCAATTTCTCAGTGCTGCATACGATCGATATCTCAAACTGTGGGACACAGAGACCG GTCAGTGCATCTCAAGGTTCACTAACAGAAAAGTGCCCTACTGCGTGAAGTTCAACCCAGATGAAGACAAGCAAAACCTGTTTGTAGCCGGCATGTCAGACAAGAAGATTGTGCAG TGGGACATTCGCTCCGGGGAAGTGGTTCAGGAGTATGATCGTCACCTGGGAGCCGTCAACACGATCACGTTTGTGGACGAGAACCGCCGCTTCGTCAGTACATCCGACGATAAGAGTCTGCGTGTGTGGGAATG ggatATTCCTGTGGATTTCAAATATATTGCCGAGCCCAGTATGCATTCAATGCCTGCAGTGACACTGTCCCCTAACG ggaAGTGGCTGGCTTGTCAATCCATGGATAATCAGATCCTAATCTTTGGAGCTCAGAACCGATTCAGGCTGAACAAGAAGAAGGTCTTCAAGGGTCACATGGTGGCTGGATATGCTTGTCAGGTGGACTTCTCTCCAGATATGAG tTATGTGGTGTCTGGCGATGCGGATGGGAAGCTGAACGTCTGGGACTGGAAGACCACCAAGCTTTACCACCGAATTAAAGCACATGACAAAGTGTGTATCAGTGCTATCTGGCATCCACACGAGACCTCTAAGGTCATCACCTGTGGCTGGGATGGACAGATCAAACTATGGGACTAA